The following are from one region of the Hyphomicrobium album genome:
- a CDS encoding transposase yields MGSRSDRTLWRSVVGASHWDALHAKFQTQRINHSEAYSLNEACTDQAESFLARLRRMVDGQHHHVSPRQLHQYAAHGLTEDHRRLENGTLTKRVISLAMTYPVSRA; encoded by the coding sequence GTGGGCTCTCGATCCGACCGCACGCTTTGGAGAAGTGTTGTTGGGGCCAGCCATTGGGACGCACTTCACGCCAAGTTCCAAACGCAGCGCATCAACCACAGCGAAGCGTATTCGCTCAATGAAGCCTGCACGGACCAAGCTGAAAGTTTTTTAGCTCGCCTGCGCCGGATGGTGGACGGGCAGCACCATCACGTCTCGCCGCGCCAACTGCATCAGTACGCTGCACACGGCTTGACGGAAGATCACCGGCGGCTAGAAAACGGTACGCTGACCAAGCGCGTCATTTCGCTTGCGATGACGTATCCGGTTTCGAGGGCGTAG
- a CDS encoding DNA-3-methyladenine glycosylase family protein — translation MHKRAQAAHIILSDDAMRKGIRALRRACPHLRLVHDHAGDPPLRQHTPGFEGLARIVVGQQLSLASAQAIWGRMQRTVQPMTPRAFLLVSDDELRAAGLSKGKVKTLRALSEAIAAGLDLDALASASDAKVHDALTALPGIGPWTADIYLLFCLGRADAFAAGDLALQIAARAAMSLDDRPSRDELFAIAERWRPWRGVAAHLLWAYYKVVDRSLLVQKNADAARP, via the coding sequence ATGCACAAGCGCGCGCAAGCGGCGCACATCATTCTGTCCGACGACGCGATGCGCAAAGGCATCCGTGCTTTGCGGCGCGCGTGTCCGCACCTGCGGCTCGTGCACGATCACGCGGGCGATCCGCCGCTGCGGCAGCACACGCCGGGCTTTGAAGGTCTCGCGCGCATTGTCGTCGGCCAGCAGCTGTCGCTCGCCAGCGCGCAGGCCATCTGGGGGCGCATGCAGCGCACGGTGCAGCCGATGACGCCGCGCGCCTTCCTCCTCGTGAGCGATGACGAGCTGCGCGCCGCCGGTCTGTCGAAAGGCAAGGTAAAGACGCTGCGCGCACTCAGCGAGGCGATCGCCGCCGGCCTCGATCTCGATGCGCTCGCCTCCGCCTCCGACGCGAAGGTGCACGACGCGCTCACCGCGCTCCCGGGCATCGGGCCGTGGACGGCCGACATCTACCTGCTGTTCTGCCTCGGGCGTGCCGATGCATTCGCGGCGGGCGACCTCGCCCTGCAGATCGCCGCGCGCGCCGCCATGTCGCTCGATGACCGCCCCTCGCGGGATGAGCTTTTCGCCATCGCCGAACGCTGGCGTCCGTGGCGCGGGGTCGCGGCCCATCTGCTGTGGGCGTACTACAAGGTCGTCGACCGCAGCTTGCTGGTCCAAAAAAATGCAGACGCAGCACGGCCTTAG
- a CDS encoding D-alanyl-D-alanine carboxypeptidase family protein: MAKDVGIALTAALAAWAFCGQPAVAGSALVFDYQDGHVLYAEDIDAPWYPASLTKMMTAYLVLTAIRDKRATKESKVFISPAAFKQPPTRLGFKVGKDITMDQALRALIMRSANDVAVAIAETLGGDEASFVKQMNQTASQLGMSHTHFINPHGLPAEQQVTTARDMGLLSQALLRDFPEETALYALTQTTIGKAVIGTHNALLTSFPGGDGIKTGYTCASGYNLAASATRDGRKLIAIILGESSSNARTARAAAMLENGFRTRAWKTSFPIARIDNYPSEVVGGFDPSPQMLAKFNDCKAPPPPPPQVTASAATSGAAATPGAPSAVKKVSATKSSGKKSVKKRKKRAPID; encoded by the coding sequence TTGGCGAAGGACGTGGGCATCGCGTTGACGGCAGCGCTGGCGGCCTGGGCTTTCTGCGGCCAGCCGGCAGTAGCAGGCTCGGCCTTGGTGTTCGACTACCAAGACGGGCATGTCCTCTACGCCGAGGACATCGACGCGCCGTGGTATCCGGCATCGCTGACCAAGATGATGACCGCCTATCTCGTGCTCACCGCCATCCGTGACAAGCGGGCGACGAAGGAATCGAAAGTCTTCATCTCGCCCGCCGCTTTCAAGCAGCCTCCGACACGGCTCGGCTTCAAGGTCGGCAAGGACATCACGATGGATCAGGCCTTGCGCGCGCTGATCATGCGCTCGGCCAACGACGTCGCCGTAGCGATCGCTGAGACACTCGGCGGCGACGAAGCGTCCTTCGTCAAGCAGATGAACCAGACCGCGTCGCAACTCGGCATGTCTCACACGCATTTCATCAACCCGCACGGGCTGCCGGCCGAGCAGCAGGTCACCACGGCGCGCGACATGGGGCTATTGTCACAGGCTCTGCTGCGCGACTTCCCGGAGGAGACGGCGCTCTACGCACTGACCCAGACGACGATCGGCAAGGCCGTCATCGGCACGCACAACGCCTTGCTCACCTCGTTCCCCGGCGGCGATGGCATCAAGACCGGGTACACCTGCGCTTCGGGTTACAATCTCGCGGCCAGCGCCACGCGCGACGGGCGCAAACTGATCGCTATCATATTGGGCGAGTCGAGCAGCAACGCCCGCACCGCGCGCGCCGCGGCAATGCTCGAGAACGGCTTCCGCACGCGAGCGTGGAAGACGTCATTCCCCATCGCCCGCATTGATAACTATCCGAGCGAGGTCGTAGGCGGGTTCGACCCCAGCCCGCAAATGTTGGCGAAGTTCAACGACTGCAAGGCGCCGCCGCCACCACCGCCGCAGGTCACAGCCAGCGCCGCGACTTCGGGCGCCGCTGCCACGCCCGGCGCCCCGTCGGCCGTGAAGAAAGTGTCGGCGACGAAGTCGTCGGGCAAAAAGAGCGTCAAGAAGCGGAAAAAGCGCGCCCCGATCGACTGA
- a CDS encoding YqaA family protein: protein MRKLYDWMMRAASDKRAPYALGTVSFVESSFFPIPPDVMLIPMILSNREKAWWYAGIATVTSVIGGLFGYAIGYFAFEAVGKPILAFYGKEHALDSFIQFVHEYGVPAIIIKGATPIPFKVVTIAAGVAHMDLLAFIGASIVARAMRFYLVAALLYFFGQPIREFIEKRLTLVTTVSVVVLVSGFVAVKYLF from the coding sequence ATGCGAAAGCTGTACGACTGGATGATGCGCGCCGCTTCCGACAAGCGCGCACCGTACGCCCTCGGGACGGTCTCCTTCGTGGAGAGCTCGTTCTTCCCCATCCCGCCGGACGTGATGCTGATCCCGATGATCCTCAGCAACCGTGAGAAGGCGTGGTGGTATGCGGGCATCGCCACGGTGACGTCGGTGATCGGCGGGCTGTTCGGCTATGCCATCGGCTATTTCGCGTTCGAGGCCGTCGGCAAGCCCATCCTCGCCTTCTACGGCAAGGAGCACGCGCTCGATTCATTCATCCAGTTCGTGCACGAGTACGGCGTGCCGGCGATCATCATCAAAGGCGCGACGCCGATCCCCTTCAAGGTGGTGACCATCGCCGCCGGCGTGGCGCATATGGACCTGCTCGCCTTCATCGGCGCTTCCATCGTCGCCCGGGCCATGCGCTTCTACCTGGTGGCGGCGCTGCTCTATTTCTTCGGCCAGCCGATCCGCGAGTTCATCGAAAAGCGCCTGACGCTGGTCACCACGGTATCCGTGGTCGTCTTGGTGAGCGGGTTCGTCGCTGTTAAATACCTATTCTAG
- the gshB gene encoding glutathione synthase, whose product MPLRVACQMDPIERIDIRGDSTFAILLEAQKRGHNLFYYTPPNLSLHGDKLLARGHTLEVQDKQGSHYKLTRPRVEDLAKRDVVLLRQDPPFDMAYITTTHLLERIHPKTLVVNDPAQVRNAPEKIFVLDFLDLMPPTIVTRSLEDVQAFRKEMGDVILKPLYGNGGAAIFRIAKDDTNTGSLVELFQTVFREPFMVQQYRPEVKDGDKRIILVDGEFAGAINRVPPAGETRSNLHVGGTAKPTKLTKREEEICARLGPELKRRGLLFTGIDVIGPYLTEINVTSPTGIRQVKQFGGADIAALIWDAIEAKV is encoded by the coding sequence ATGCCCCTGCGCGTTGCCTGCCAGATGGACCCGATCGAGCGGATCGACATCCGCGGCGATTCCACCTTCGCCATCCTGCTCGAGGCACAGAAGCGCGGCCACAACCTGTTCTACTACACGCCGCCGAACCTCTCGTTGCACGGCGACAAGCTGCTGGCGCGCGGACATACCCTCGAAGTTCAGGACAAGCAGGGCAGCCACTACAAGCTGACGCGCCCGCGCGTCGAGGACCTGGCGAAGCGCGACGTGGTGCTGCTGCGTCAGGACCCGCCGTTCGACATGGCCTACATCACCACCACGCATCTGCTCGAGCGCATCCATCCGAAGACGCTGGTGGTCAACGACCCGGCGCAGGTGCGCAACGCGCCGGAGAAGATCTTCGTCCTCGATTTCCTCGACCTGATGCCGCCGACCATCGTCACGCGCTCGCTGGAAGACGTGCAGGCGTTCCGCAAGGAGATGGGCGACGTCATCCTGAAGCCGCTTTACGGCAACGGCGGCGCCGCCATCTTCCGCATCGCCAAGGACGACACCAACACAGGCTCGCTGGTCGAGCTGTTCCAGACCGTGTTCCGCGAGCCGTTCATGGTGCAGCAGTACCGGCCGGAGGTGAAGGACGGCGACAAGCGCATCATCCTCGTCGACGGCGAGTTCGCCGGCGCCATCAATCGCGTGCCTCCCGCGGGCGAGACGCGCTCCAACCTGCACGTCGGCGGCACGGCAAAGCCGACCAAGCTGACGAAGCGCGAGGAGGAGATCTGCGCGCGGCTGGGGCCGGAGCTGAAAAGGCGCGGGCTGCTGTTCACCGGCATCGACGTGATCGGGCCGTATCTCACCGAGATCAACGTCACCTCGCCCACCGGCATCCGCCAGGTGAAGCAGTTCGGCGGCGCCGACATCGCGGCGCTGATCTGGGATGCGATCGAGGCGAAGGTCTAG
- a CDS encoding YraN family protein, whose amino-acid sequence MPSAPPRRLPGTDERRARLRRGRFAELIAAAALMAKGYRILGRNVKTRAGEIDIIAVRGKRLAFVEVKRRLTRTDAEAAVSGQQAARIRNAADYWLAYRPRYHGHEQGYDLVLLIPRRWPRHIPNGL is encoded by the coding sequence ATGCCATCAGCGCCGCCCCGCCGGCTTCCGGGAACCGACGAGCGGCGGGCGCGGTTGCGGCGCGGGCGGTTCGCCGAGCTCATCGCCGCCGCGGCGCTGATGGCCAAGGGTTATCGCATCCTCGGGCGCAACGTGAAGACGCGCGCCGGCGAGATCGACATCATCGCCGTGCGCGGCAAGCGTCTGGCGTTCGTTGAGGTGAAGCGGCGGCTGACGCGCACGGATGCCGAGGCGGCCGTCTCCGGGCAGCAGGCGGCGCGCATCCGCAATGCCGCCGACTATTGGCTGGCGTACCGGCCGCGCTATCACGGCCACGAGCAGGGCTACGATCTCGTGCTGCTTATCCCGCGCCGCTGGCCCCGCCACATCCCGAACGGGCTTTAG
- the gluQRS gene encoding tRNA glutamyl-Q(34) synthetase GluQRS, translating to MAVPVFRFAPSPNGPLHLGHALSALTGFDMARRAGGRFLVRVEDIDVTRCREEHVTGIFDDLAWLGIAWEEPVLRQSQHFAVYAKAAQRLEAQGLLYPCFASRSEIEAAAVPGAVDPDGAALYPGLHKGLRPDEIEDRMRNGERFALRIDMARALAKATERLAGAPLTFTELDAEGVREVTEARPERWGDAVILRKDVPASYHLAVVVDDARQAITHVTRGRDLYAATDLHRLLQVLLGLPEPRYHHHRLLTDADGRKLAKSARDTGLGELRASGSSATDVRRMLGLS from the coding sequence ATGGCAGTACCCGTCTTTCGTTTTGCCCCGAGCCCCAACGGGCCGCTGCACCTCGGCCATGCGCTGTCGGCGCTGACGGGCTTCGACATGGCGCGGCGCGCGGGTGGCCGCTTCCTGGTGCGCGTCGAGGACATCGACGTCACCCGCTGCCGCGAGGAGCACGTTACCGGTATCTTCGACGATCTCGCCTGGCTGGGCATCGCCTGGGAGGAGCCGGTGCTGCGCCAGTCGCAGCACTTCGCCGTTTACGCGAAGGCGGCACAACGGCTCGAGGCGCAGGGGCTGCTCTATCCGTGCTTTGCCTCGCGCAGCGAGATCGAGGCGGCGGCAGTGCCGGGCGCGGTCGATCCGGACGGAGCCGCGCTCTATCCGGGCCTGCACAAGGGCCTGCGGCCTGACGAGATCGAAGACCGGATGCGCAACGGCGAGCGGTTCGCGCTGCGCATCGACATGGCCCGGGCGCTGGCCAAGGCAACGGAGCGGCTGGCCGGCGCGCCGCTGACCTTCACTGAGCTCGACGCCGAGGGTGTGAGGGAGGTCACCGAGGCAAGACCGGAGCGCTGGGGCGACGCCGTGATCCTGCGCAAGGATGTCCCGGCGAGCTACCACCTTGCCGTGGTCGTCGACGACGCGCGGCAGGCCATCACGCACGTGACGCGGGGGCGCGATCTCTACGCGGCGACCGACCTGCACCGTCTGCTGCAGGTGCTGCTCGGCCTGCCCGAGCCGCGCTATCACCACCACCGGCTGCTGACCGACGCAGATGGCCGCAAACTGGCGAAGAGCGCCCGCGATACTGGCCTCGGCGAGTTGCGCGCTTCCGGCTCGTCCGCCACGGACGTGCGCCGCATGCTCGGGCTATCCTGA
- a CDS encoding disulfide bond formation protein B — MTLTSSDPTVHSAYRYGALALLLAAGAIAIALGYQHLGGLEPCELCLKQRYAYYAGVPLLFLALVSLSAGQTRVAALLFGLVALGFLGNAGLGVYHAGVEWKFWEGPTACSGAQQITANAGNMLDALKQTNVVRCDDAAWRFIGLSFAGWNVLASLFIAFLGARAASETVHPR; from the coding sequence ATGACCCTCACGAGCTCCGACCCGACCGTCCACTCCGCCTATCGCTACGGCGCGCTGGCGCTGCTGCTGGCGGCTGGGGCGATCGCCATCGCGCTGGGGTATCAGCACCTCGGCGGGCTGGAGCCGTGCGAGCTGTGCCTGAAGCAGCGCTACGCCTACTATGCCGGCGTGCCGCTGCTGTTCCTGGCGCTGGTGTCGCTCAGCGCCGGGCAGACGCGCGTCGCGGCGCTGCTGTTCGGGCTCGTCGCGCTCGGCTTCCTCGGCAACGCCGGGCTCGGCGTCTACCACGCTGGCGTCGAATGGAAGTTCTGGGAAGGTCCCACCGCCTGTTCGGGTGCGCAGCAGATCACCGCCAATGCCGGCAACATGCTCGATGCGCTGAAGCAGACGAACGTCGTGCGCTGCGACGACGCGGCGTGGCGCTTCATCGGACTTTCGTTCGCGGGGTGGAATGTCCTCGCATCGCTGTTCATCGCATTTCTCGGCGCACGCGCCGCCAGCGAAACCGTGCACCCGCGCTGA
- the rsmI gene encoding 16S rRNA (cytidine(1402)-2'-O)-methyltransferase, with protein MSGAEANPSAIMASAADEIGRHLKADLAPGLYVVATPIGNLGDITLRAIAVLARADVVLCEDTRHSRTLLAHFAIGTPTRPYHEHNAAKERPRVLANLSEGKRIALISDAGTPLISDPGWKLVRDAIDAGHRVEALPGASAALTALAVGGLPTDAFLFAGFLPPKSAARRTRIAELAAAPATLVFFEAPSRVAEAVADLAAVLGPRPAALARELTKLHEEVRRAPLDQLAAELDGKTMKGEAVILVGPPLAADVSDEDIVGRLIPALGDMSLRDAAKLIADILGVPKGRVYDLGIKLRKEL; from the coding sequence ATGAGCGGAGCCGAGGCAAATCCGAGCGCGATCATGGCCTCCGCCGCCGACGAGATCGGGCGGCACCTGAAGGCCGATCTGGCCCCGGGCCTCTACGTCGTCGCCACGCCCATCGGCAACCTCGGCGACATCACGCTGCGCGCCATCGCCGTGCTGGCGCGCGCCGACGTCGTGCTGTGCGAGGACACGCGCCACAGCCGCACGCTGCTCGCCCATTTCGCCATCGGCACGCCGACAAGGCCTTACCATGAGCACAACGCGGCGAAGGAGCGGCCGCGTGTTCTCGCCAACCTCAGCGAGGGCAAGCGCATTGCGCTCATCTCCGACGCGGGAACCCCGCTCATTTCCGATCCGGGCTGGAAGCTGGTGCGCGACGCGATCGACGCCGGACACCGGGTCGAGGCGCTGCCGGGCGCCTCGGCGGCGCTAACGGCGCTCGCCGTCGGCGGTTTGCCGACGGATGCGTTCCTGTTCGCCGGCTTCCTGCCGCCAAAGAGCGCGGCGCGGCGGACGCGCATCGCCGAGCTTGCGGCGGCGCCGGCGACGCTCGTGTTCTTCGAGGCGCCGTCGCGCGTGGCGGAGGCGGTCGCCGACCTCGCCGCCGTGCTCGGGCCGCGCCCGGCGGCGCTGGCGCGCGAGCTCACCAAATTGCACGAGGAGGTGCGGCGTGCGCCGCTCGATCAGCTCGCCGCCGAGCTCGATGGGAAGACGATGAAGGGCGAGGCGGTGATCCTGGTCGGCCCGCCGCTCGCCGCAGACGTCAGCGACGAGGACATTGTGGGTCGCCTCATTCCTGCGCTTGGCGACATGAGCTTGCGTGATGCGGCGAAGCTTATTGCGGATATCCTTGGCGTCCCCAAGGGCCGCGTCTACGACCTGGGCATCAAGCTGCGCAAGGAGCTGTGA
- a CDS encoding HNH endonuclease produces MDAHAAIPASFPALVLNADFRPLSYYPLSLWSWQESVKAVFLDRVNIVSEYDRFVRSPSFEMKLPSVVSLKTYVKPALYPAFTRFNVFLRDRFTCQYCGSKDDLTFDHLIPRSRGGQTRWDNVVAACAPCNLEKGGFMPDEVRMHPTQSPYRPTVFELHRNGRLFPPNYLHESWLDYLYWDTELEP; encoded by the coding sequence GTGGATGCGCACGCTGCCATTCCGGCCAGCTTTCCAGCATTGGTCCTAAACGCCGACTTCCGGCCACTGAGCTACTACCCTTTGTCGCTCTGGAGCTGGCAGGAGTCGGTGAAGGCTGTATTTCTCGATCGCGTCAACATCGTCTCCGAATACGACCGCTTCGTCCGCAGCCCGTCCTTCGAGATGAAGCTGCCGAGCGTTGTCTCGCTCAAGACCTACGTCAAACCGGCGCTTTATCCGGCGTTCACGCGCTTCAACGTGTTCCTGCGCGACCGCTTCACCTGCCAGTACTGCGGCTCCAAGGACGATCTGACGTTCGACCACCTGATCCCGCGCTCGCGCGGCGGCCAGACGCGGTGGGACAATGTCGTCGCCGCCTGCGCGCCGTGCAATCTGGAGAAGGGCGGGTTCATGCCGGACGAGGTCCGCATGCATCCGACGCAGTCGCCGTATCGGCCGACGGTGTTCGAGTTGCACCGCAACGGGCGGCTCTTCCCGCCCAACTATCTGCACGAGAGCTGGCTCGACTATCTCTACTGGGATACCGAGCTCGAGCCGTAA
- the hemW gene encoding radical SAM family heme chaperone HemW, with amino-acid sequence MPASDAGFGVYVHWPFCAQKCPYCDFNSHVRFGGIDEDRFRAAFLRELEHTAERLGKRRVASIFFGGGTPSLMQPETVAAILDKIAALWSVDPGAEITLEANPGSVEAGRFRGYRAAGVNRVSLGVQSLRDDILKSLGRIHSVAEAKAAIEIARSTFDRFSFDLIYARPGQTVAAWREELREALAIAGQHLSLYQLTIEPDTPFAALHAAGKLVVPEEDLALALYDATQEMTAAAGLPAYEISNHAASDEESGHNLLYWRYGEYAGIGPGAHGRLLLGRARHATSTERNPEAWAGRVETHGHGIIEETPLAAAEEADEMLLMGLRLGEGVDLDRLERVCGARPSVAAVAELTQRGLIEAIPATSRIRATGSGRFILNEIVLRLAMSFTRSRLPLRLPPAAE; translated from the coding sequence ATGCCAGCGAGTGACGCCGGCTTCGGCGTCTATGTGCACTGGCCGTTCTGCGCCCAGAAGTGTCCATACTGCGACTTCAACAGCCATGTCCGCTTCGGCGGCATCGACGAAGACCGCTTCCGCGCCGCGTTCCTGCGCGAGCTGGAGCACACGGCTGAGCGATTGGGCAAACGGCGCGTAGCCAGCATCTTCTTCGGCGGCGGCACGCCCTCGCTGATGCAGCCTGAGACGGTTGCGGCGATCCTCGACAAGATCGCGGCGCTGTGGAGCGTCGATCCTGGCGCGGAGATCACGCTCGAGGCCAATCCCGGTAGCGTCGAGGCCGGCCGCTTCCGCGGCTATCGCGCGGCGGGCGTCAACCGCGTGTCGCTCGGCGTGCAGTCGCTGCGCGACGACATCCTCAAATCGCTTGGCCGCATCCATTCGGTGGCCGAGGCGAAGGCGGCGATCGAGATTGCGCGCTCCACCTTCGACCGCTTCTCGTTCGACCTCATCTACGCGCGTCCCGGGCAGACGGTAGCGGCGTGGCGCGAGGAGCTGCGCGAGGCGCTCGCCATCGCCGGGCAGCACCTGTCGCTCTACCAGTTGACCATCGAGCCGGATACGCCGTTCGCGGCGCTGCATGCCGCGGGCAAGCTCGTCGTGCCGGAGGAGGATCTGGCGCTCGCGCTCTACGACGCGACGCAGGAGATGACCGCCGCGGCGGGGCTGCCGGCGTATGAAATCTCGAACCATGCGGCGTCCGACGAGGAGAGCGGCCATAACCTGCTCTATTGGCGCTATGGGGAGTACGCGGGCATCGGTCCCGGCGCGCATGGCCGCCTGCTGCTCGGCCGCGCGCGGCACGCGACCAGCACCGAGCGGAACCCGGAAGCCTGGGCGGGACGCGTCGAGACCCACGGGCACGGTATTATCGAGGAGACGCCGCTGGCGGCCGCCGAGGAGGCCGACGAGATGCTGCTCATGGGGCTGCGGCTCGGCGAGGGCGTCGATCTCGACCGGCTGGAGCGGGTGTGCGGCGCACGCCCCTCGGTGGCGGCGGTCGCAGAGCTGACACAGCGGGGGCTCATTGAGGCGATACCGGCCACCAGCCGCATCCGGGCGACGGGCAGCGGCCGCTTCATTCTCAACGAGATCGTGCTACGTCTCGCCATGAGCTTCACCAGGTCCCGTCTACCGCTGCGTCTTCCTCCCGCTGCCGAATAA
- a CDS encoding penicillin-binding protein activator has protein sequence MTRIGLQQATASGRKRAGAMAMLAILLAGCSTGGGSAEPPTAALAPAPGQSQGQIRAPVKIALLLPMGGMGETAAIAKNLKQGAEMALFELNDPNVELITKDDGGTAAGARAAADAAIKEGAEIIVGPLLSQAVTGVAPVARQANVPVLTFSNNSAVAGQGVYLVNFLAEQEAERIISFAAANGKRRFAALIPDDAYGAVIEAAFRRSVQNNGGTVSVVERYPLAANGMLAPAKRVVEAIKAAEAQAAPVDALFLPGGQDSLPKIGPVIAYSGLDTTKVKLLGTSAWDYPAISRETAFIGGWYPGSDPLAWRSFAERFAKTFGTAPPRIASVAYDAVGFAIGLSTNPPGSRFTQANLTRTNGFSGVDGIVRFQPNGLSERGLAVLEVQKFGATVVDAAPASFEATKISAADQTGSIGKPN, from the coding sequence TTGACGCGGATCGGGCTGCAGCAAGCCACGGCGAGCGGGCGCAAGCGCGCCGGCGCCATGGCTATGCTCGCCATCCTGCTCGCCGGCTGCTCGACCGGTGGCGGTTCCGCCGAGCCGCCTACGGCTGCGCTCGCACCGGCACCGGGACAAAGCCAAGGTCAAATCCGCGCGCCGGTCAAGATCGCGCTGCTCTTGCCGATGGGTGGCATGGGCGAGACCGCGGCCATCGCCAAGAACCTGAAGCAAGGCGCCGAGATGGCGCTGTTCGAGCTCAACGACCCGAATGTCGAGCTGATTACCAAGGACGATGGCGGCACCGCCGCCGGCGCCCGCGCCGCGGCCGATGCGGCCATCAAGGAAGGCGCCGAGATCATCGTCGGGCCGCTGCTGTCGCAGGCCGTGACCGGCGTCGCCCCCGTCGCGCGGCAGGCCAACGTGCCGGTGCTCACCTTCTCCAACAACAGCGCGGTCGCCGGCCAGGGCGTCTACCTCGTCAACTTCCTCGCCGAGCAGGAGGCCGAGCGGATTATCTCGTTCGCCGCCGCGAACGGGAAGCGCCGCTTCGCCGCGCTCATCCCGGACGACGCCTATGGCGCCGTGATCGAGGCCGCTTTCCGCCGCTCGGTGCAGAACAACGGCGGCACGGTGTCGGTGGTCGAGCGCTACCCTCTAGCCGCCAACGGCATGCTGGCGCCGGCCAAGCGCGTTGTCGAGGCCATCAAGGCCGCCGAGGCGCAAGCCGCGCCGGTCGACGCACTGTTCCTCCCCGGCGGGCAGGACTCGTTGCCGAAGATCGGGCCGGTGATCGCCTACTCGGGGCTCGACACCACCAAGGTGAAGCTGCTCGGCACCAGCGCCTGGGACTACCCCGCGATCAGCCGCGAAACCGCATTTATCGGCGGCTGGTATCCGGGCTCCGACCCGCTCGCCTGGCGCTCGTTCGCCGAGCGCTTCGCCAAGACCTTCGGCACGGCCCCGCCGCGTATCGCCTCCGTCGCCTACGACGCGGTGGGCTTCGCCATCGGCCTGTCGACCAACCCGCCCGGCAGCCGCTTCACCCAGGCGAACCTGACGCGCACCAACGGCTTCTCGGGCGTCGACGGCATCGTGCGCTTCCAGCCCAACGGGTTGAGCGAGCGCGGACTTGCGGTGCTCGAGGTGCAGAAGTTCGGCGCGACAGTAGTCGATGCCGCACCGGCGAGCTTCGAGGCGACGAAGATCTCCGCCGCCGATCAGACCGGCTCGATCGGCAAGCCGAATTAG